A region from the Granulicella arctica genome encodes:
- a CDS encoding replication protein RepA, whose translation MARKPKGDALKGSYADKLIDAAVDIRMSPEAVERSYMARQLVQCTLPHSDPGDVSVWARTNGHLTLAIRPYVDLKTRKPLYPYGSIPRLLLFWLVTEATQKKNRRIRLGNSLDSFMREIGLSPRTGGGKRGDAARLHSQMERLFRAIVTFEDKREWSKSYVDMQIAPRGTLWWDPARSQQDNLWESWVELGEDFYAAITAAPVPVDMRALRALKRSPLALDLYAWLAHTAFSANRKREPRIIPWEGLHGQMGAEYAEVRQFRAKVLLALKKIQLVYPTLKLETTTSALIVHPSPTAIPAKS comes from the coding sequence ATGGCAAGGAAGCCAAAGGGAGACGCTCTCAAAGGGAGCTACGCGGACAAGCTGATCGACGCGGCTGTCGACATTCGTATGAGTCCGGAAGCTGTTGAACGTTCCTATATGGCGCGCCAGCTCGTACAGTGCACCCTTCCTCATTCCGACCCAGGAGATGTCTCCGTTTGGGCGCGCACGAATGGACATCTCACCTTAGCGATCCGTCCTTATGTCGATCTAAAGACGCGCAAGCCTCTTTACCCTTATGGTTCGATTCCTCGCCTGCTTCTCTTTTGGCTTGTCACGGAAGCTACTCAGAAGAAGAACCGGCGCATTCGTCTCGGAAACAGCCTGGATTCATTTATGAGAGAGATCGGCCTGAGCCCACGGACTGGGGGAGGGAAGCGTGGGGATGCCGCGAGGCTTCACTCGCAGATGGAGCGTCTGTTCCGGGCTATCGTCACGTTTGAGGATAAGCGTGAATGGAGTAAGAGCTACGTCGACATGCAGATTGCACCCCGTGGCACACTCTGGTGGGATCCTGCGCGATCGCAGCAAGACAATCTCTGGGAGAGTTGGGTCGAGTTGGGGGAAGACTTTTATGCCGCCATCACCGCGGCTCCCGTCCCGGTTGATATGCGAGCCCTTCGAGCGTTGAAGCGATCTCCGCTGGCCCTCGACCTATACGCTTGGCTCGCTCACACTGCGTTCAGTGCCAATCGGAAACGTGAACCCCGAATCATTCCTTGGGAGGGGCTACACGGACAAATGGGGGCCGAGTACGCGGAGGTCCGTCAATTTCGGGCCAAGGTTCTGCTTGCTCTCAAGAAGATCCAGCTTGTCTATCCGACCCTCAAACTGGAGACCACCACCTCAGCACTGATCGTGCATCCCTCACCTACTGCAATTCCTGCCAAGTCTTGA
- a CDS encoding helix-turn-helix domain-containing protein, with product MARPIGAAVERTAKTSEEAFGRAVTELRMEKSLTQDDLAHALGYHLSYIGQIERGRKSPTLRTMVNIAQVFGIPLSQLISLAEQHQNAL from the coding sequence GTGGCCAGACCCATCGGAGCAGCTGTCGAGCGTACGGCCAAAACCTCCGAGGAGGCTTTCGGCCGCGCGGTAACAGAGTTGCGAATGGAGAAGAGCCTGACCCAGGATGATTTGGCTCATGCGCTCGGATATCACCTCAGCTATATCGGGCAGATTGAACGTGGCCGGAAGAGCCCCACGTTGCGCACCATGGTCAACATCGCCCAGGTGTTCGGAATCCCGCTAAGCCAACTAATCTCTTTAGCAGAGCAGCACCAAAACGCTTTGTGA
- a CDS encoding metallophosphatase domain-containing protein produces MPTKTKPGKPEKGSLRLVCIGDTHGFHRRLSVPAGDILIHSGDFDGRTIEEVDDFNAWLGSLPFRHKLVIAGNHDLLFDRKPKLARAHLTEAIYLQDSGVRLEGMNFWGSPVNSVIGEEWAFGVERGASMRKHWDRIPEDTDVLITHEAPYGTLDKNDILGRYHGCQNLLGALLRVKPKLHVFGHIHGGHGRESAWNMTLVNCAVVNNRRILTHAPTVIELIR; encoded by the coding sequence ATGCCAACTAAGACCAAACCGGGGAAACCAGAAAAGGGATCACTTCGGCTCGTATGTATTGGCGACACTCATGGCTTCCACCGCAGATTGAGCGTTCCTGCGGGCGACATCCTGATTCACTCCGGAGACTTCGACGGCCGCACAATTGAAGAGGTGGATGACTTCAACGCCTGGCTGGGATCACTTCCCTTCCGGCACAAGCTGGTCATCGCCGGCAATCACGATCTGCTCTTCGATCGCAAACCTAAACTAGCTCGCGCACACCTTACCGAAGCCATCTACCTTCAGGATTCCGGTGTTCGTCTAGAAGGAATGAACTTCTGGGGATCTCCGGTGAACTCCGTAATCGGCGAGGAGTGGGCGTTCGGGGTGGAACGAGGAGCCAGTATGCGCAAACACTGGGATCGTATTCCCGAAGATACGGATGTGCTCATCACTCATGAAGCGCCTTATGGGACGCTGGATAAAAATGACATCCTGGGCAGATATCATGGATGCCAGAATCTGCTCGGCGCTCTCCTCCGGGTAAAGCCGAAGCTGCACGTTTTTGGGCACATCCACGGTGGTCATGGTCGAGAATCAGCATGGAATATGACGTTGGTTAACTGCGCCGTAGTGAATAACCGCCGCATCCTTACTCATGCCCCTACTGTCATTGAACTGATCCGGTAA
- a CDS encoding plasmid mobilization protein, whose product MFKKVANPKSARFYVRFKPDEKTLLSEQAKKAGLTMSEFVRKRALGMPVRGRDMEKAINELRRLGGLQKLLALQSPTDGKLYQGLLKDIVAAIGKLEKEGA is encoded by the coding sequence ATGTTCAAGAAAGTCGCCAATCCGAAGTCTGCTCGCTTCTACGTCCGTTTCAAGCCGGACGAGAAGACGCTGCTAAGCGAGCAGGCGAAGAAGGCCGGCCTCACGATGAGCGAATTCGTTCGCAAGCGTGCGCTCGGAATGCCGGTCCGAGGGCGTGACATGGAAAAGGCGATCAACGAGCTGCGACGGTTGGGAGGCCTCCAGAAGCTTCTTGCCTTACAGTCCCCAACCGACGGCAAGCTGTATCAAGGGCTCCTCAAAGACATCGTGGCTGCAATTGGGAAGCTTGAAAAGGAAGGGGCCTGA